Proteins from one Cellulosilyticum lentocellum DSM 5427 genomic window:
- a CDS encoding P-II family nitrogen regulator produces MNKQMRAVFTIVDYSRGKQIADIYINEQIPIRIVTHGHGMADSVILDYLGLGENKKSIMISLLSPERTKRIFSILEEKMYLKKPGKGIAFSVPVSSMTSFLSSIVEADSTKNTELIKEDELNMADGYQHELIISIITKGHFPEVKAAASAAGAKGGTLIHALGLGGEEAQKFLGISIQPEKDVILIVVRKDEKNKVMKAIAEAAGINTEGRGISFSLPVDCALGLSETAIPQFNTEETIE; encoded by the coding sequence ATGAATAAGCAAATGAGAGCTGTTTTTACGATTGTAGATTATAGTCGAGGAAAACAGATTGCAGATATATACATTAATGAACAGATTCCTATAAGAATCGTTACTCATGGTCATGGTATGGCAGATTCCGTTATTCTTGATTATCTTGGCTTAGGAGAGAATAAAAAAAGTATTATGATTAGTCTTCTGTCACCAGAAAGAACAAAACGCATTTTCTCTATACTTGAAGAAAAAATGTACTTAAAAAAACCAGGAAAAGGAATTGCTTTTTCTGTTCCTGTTTCAAGTATGACTAGTTTTCTTTCAAGTATTGTGGAAGCAGATAGTACAAAAAACACTGAATTAATAAAGGAGGATGAACTCAATATGGCAGATGGGTATCAACACGAACTAATTATTAGCATTATCACAAAAGGACATTTTCCTGAGGTTAAGGCGGCTGCTAGTGCTGCTGGTGCTAAAGGTGGAACACTTATACATGCTCTTGGTCTAGGTGGTGAGGAAGCTCAAAAGTTTCTCGGAATCTCTATTCAGCCTGAGAAGGATGTCATTCTTATTGTGGTTCGAAAGGATGAAAAAAATAAGGTGATGAAGGCGATAGCTGAAGCTGCCGGGATTAACACTGAAGGTCGAGGTATTTCTTTCTCTCTTCCTGTTGACTGTGCTCTCGGTTTAAGCGAAACTGCCATTCCTCAGTTTAACACAGAAGAAACCATAGAATAG
- a CDS encoding TetR/AcrR family transcriptional regulator, with the protein MRELKSVEEKILDRALYLMGKSGTTNVPIRAIAKEAEVNVSAINYYFRSKNEMLQQVKEFYITNTTGVHSILDDEAYTEEERLILFANEIMEYTLRYPGLAVILKEAVSLKDQDELSKSIFEVTQIIHHKMERILARIINEEKECILYSRLIFMSSIIYPIENSELSSIDINILSTKEQRINYIKHIIKVLKNTSLKDC; encoded by the coding sequence ATGAGAGAATTAAAAAGTGTCGAGGAAAAAATTTTAGATAGAGCATTATATTTAATGGGAAAAAGCGGAACCACCAATGTTCCTATAAGGGCTATTGCAAAAGAAGCTGAAGTAAATGTAAGTGCTATAAATTATTATTTTCGATCTAAAAATGAGATGCTTCAGCAAGTAAAGGAATTTTATATTACGAACACAACGGGGGTGCATTCGATTTTAGATGATGAAGCATATACTGAAGAAGAAAGACTCATTTTATTTGCAAATGAAATTATGGAATATACTTTAAGATATCCAGGCTTAGCAGTTATTTTAAAAGAAGCAGTAAGCTTAAAGGATCAAGATGAACTATCAAAAAGTATATTTGAGGTTACACAAATCATACATCACAAGATGGAACGTATATTAGCGCGTATTATTAATGAGGAGAAAGAATGTATTCTATATAGCAGATTAATCTTTATGTCTTCTATTATTTATCCAATAGAAAATAGTGAGCTTAGTAGTATAGATATTAATATCCTTTCAACTAAGGAGCAACGAATAAATTATATAAAGCATATTATTAAAGTATTAAAAAATACTTCCTTGAAAGATTGTTAA
- a CDS encoding dicarboxylate/amino acid:cation symporter has translation MKKLSLTSKTLLALFLGAVFGIMLSHVPENWFTQTILLNGLLKLLGTGFLNAIKLIVVPLVFISIVYATASLDDLKKIGRIGGKTFFFYTLTTALAIILALLVGGLLKPGVGVDLALLQANELTTTPVATDVHFVDTLLNMIPTNIFTAFVEGNILGIIFFAILLGLSMTMVGEKAKPLIVLFESANEVLLKLVQIIMCFAPYGVFALLSTTFANFGFSALMPLIKYVVTVVIGLGLQLLVVYMGMLLFIGKLRPSLFLKKFAPIFNICLSTASSSAALPLALEHSETSFGVSKRVSSFTLPLGSTINMDGTAIMQGISVMFIAQIYGISLGFNDYIMVILSAVLASIGTAGVPGVGMVMLTMVLASVNLPLEGIALIMGVDRIIDMLRTAINVAGDNVCTILIAKSENELDEKVYNKQI, from the coding sequence ATGAAAAAATTGTCTTTAACCTCTAAAACACTACTTGCACTATTTTTAGGTGCTGTTTTTGGAATTATGCTTTCACATGTACCAGAAAACTGGTTTACTCAGACCATTTTATTGAATGGCTTATTAAAGCTATTGGGCACAGGCTTTTTAAACGCAATTAAACTTATTGTTGTACCTTTAGTTTTTATCTCTATCGTTTATGCAACAGCTTCTTTAGATGACCTTAAGAAAATTGGTCGTATTGGCGGTAAAACATTTTTCTTCTATACCTTAACCACTGCTCTCGCTATTATTTTAGCTTTATTAGTCGGTGGTCTTTTAAAACCGGGTGTTGGTGTTGATCTTGCTCTTCTTCAAGCTAACGAGTTAACAACTACTCCAGTAGCTACTGATGTTCATTTTGTTGATACCCTTTTAAATATGATTCCAACTAACATTTTTACTGCTTTTGTAGAAGGTAACATATTAGGTATTATCTTCTTTGCCATCTTATTAGGTCTTAGCATGACTATGGTAGGTGAAAAAGCAAAACCTCTTATTGTGCTTTTTGAATCAGCTAATGAGGTGCTTTTAAAATTAGTGCAGATTATTATGTGCTTTGCTCCTTACGGTGTATTCGCACTACTTTCGACAACCTTTGCGAACTTTGGTTTTTCAGCACTGATGCCACTTATTAAATATGTTGTCACAGTTGTTATAGGCCTAGGCTTGCAACTTTTAGTTGTTTATATGGGTATGCTTCTTTTCATTGGAAAACTGCGTCCTAGCTTATTTCTTAAAAAGTTCGCACCTATTTTTAACATTTGTTTATCAACTGCTTCCTCCAGTGCTGCATTACCTCTGGCTTTAGAACACTCTGAAACATCCTTTGGGGTTTCTAAACGCGTGAGTTCTTTTACCCTTCCTCTAGGTTCAACCATTAATATGGATGGTACTGCCATTATGCAAGGGATTTCCGTTATGTTCATTGCTCAAATTTATGGCATTTCCTTAGGTTTCAATGATTATATCATGGTCATCTTATCTGCTGTACTGGCTTCTATCGGAACTGCTGGAGTACCTGGTGTAGGTATGGTTATGCTGACTATGGTACTTGCTTCTGTTAATTTACCATTAGAAGGAATTGCTCTCATTATGGGTGTTGATCGTATTATTGATATGCTTCGTACAGCTATTAATGTAGCTGGTGATAATGTTTGTACTATTCTTATTGCTAAAAGCGAAAATGAATTAGACGAAAAGGTTTATAACAAACAAATATAG
- a CDS encoding TIGR01440 family protein, which yields MSHLIDQIYNEARQATEELCEKANLRAGHIVIIGCSSSEVIGQQIGTHSSLETAEAVFNGIYSTLSSKNIYLAAQCCEHLNRAIIIEREAVPFADIVNVIPQPKAGGSFATTAYHTFKNPVALEEIHADAGLDIGGTLIGMHLKKVAVPLRLSISHIGNANLLAARTRPKFIGGIRAGYDEHLL from the coding sequence ATGTCCCATTTAATAGATCAAATTTATAATGAAGCTAGACAAGCTACAGAAGAATTATGTGAAAAGGCAAATCTTCGAGCTGGTCATATTGTAATTATTGGCTGTTCTTCGAGCGAAGTAATAGGGCAGCAGATTGGTACTCATTCAAGCCTTGAAACTGCTGAAGCTGTGTTCAATGGCATTTACAGCACACTTTCTTCAAAAAATATTTATCTTGCTGCACAGTGTTGTGAACATCTTAATAGAGCCATTATCATAGAGCGTGAAGCCGTTCCTTTTGCCGACATTGTTAATGTCATACCTCAACCTAAAGCTGGTGGGTCTTTTGCAACAACTGCTTATCATACCTTTAAAAACCCGGTTGCTCTTGAGGAGATTCATGCAGATGCTGGTCTAGATATCGGTGGTACCCTTATTGGCATGCATCTAAAAAAAGTAGCCGTACCTCTTCGCTTAAGTATTAGTCACATTGGCAATGCTAATTTATTAGCTGCTAGAACAAGGCCTAAATTTATAGGTGGTATTCGTGCTGGTTATGATGAACATCTATTATAA
- the ytvI gene encoding sporulation integral membrane protein YtvI: MDTEKRKSFIINFGYYFIIIGMVFIVLKYGLPFIAPFVSAFVIAFLLNKPITFLAKRCHVNRTLIAIAIVLVFYSIIGILFALLGIRLFVFVKELFSYLPNLYATEIQPFLMQLFDSLEHYISKMDVSLLPAMNEFSSNVVQSLGELISSFSMKMIGAISNYASSLPGFFIRILFTIISTFFLVIDYKKITAFLLHQLKDKHQKLMIEIKDYVVNTLFKCILSYALIMCITFAELSVGLSIIRIENAVLIAFVISIFDILPVLGTGGIMIPWTIIAALQGNYSLALGLLIVYIIITIIRNILEPKIVGSQVGLHPLVTLMSLFVGAQLFGVLGLFGLPITLSLLKNLNDKGTIHILK; this comes from the coding sequence GTGGATACAGAAAAGAGAAAAAGTTTTATAATTAATTTTGGTTATTATTTTATTATTATTGGAATGGTTTTTATCGTATTAAAGTATGGATTGCCTTTTATTGCCCCGTTCGTTAGCGCATTTGTTATTGCGTTCTTGCTAAATAAGCCGATTACTTTTTTAGCTAAAAGGTGTCATGTGAATCGTACATTGATAGCAATTGCTATAGTATTGGTATTTTATAGTATAATAGGTATTTTATTTGCGCTTCTCGGCATTCGGTTGTTTGTTTTTGTAAAAGAGCTTTTTTCCTACTTACCTAATTTGTATGCAACAGAGATCCAACCATTTTTGATGCAATTATTTGATTCACTAGAACATTATATCTCAAAAATGGATGTTTCCTTATTGCCAGCTATGAACGAATTTTCAAGTAATGTAGTACAGTCACTAGGTGAACTCATTTCTAGTTTCTCTATGAAGATGATAGGTGCTATTTCTAACTATGCATCTTCATTGCCAGGTTTTTTTATTAGGATTTTATTTACCATTATCTCCACCTTTTTCTTAGTAATCGATTATAAGAAAATAACAGCATTTCTCTTACATCAGTTAAAGGATAAGCATCAAAAATTGATGATTGAAATAAAAGACTATGTAGTCAATACATTATTTAAGTGTATCTTATCTTATGCTTTAATTATGTGTATTACCTTTGCAGAGTTGTCTGTTGGTCTGAGTATTATTAGAATTGAAAATGCAGTATTAATTGCGTTTGTTATATCTATTTTTGATATTTTACCAGTACTTGGGACTGGTGGTATTATGATTCCCTGGACCATTATAGCAGCGCTTCAAGGAAATTATTCGTTGGCATTAGGTCTCCTTATTGTATACATTATCATTACTATTATTCGTAATATACTAGAACCTAAGATTGTGGGAAGTCAAGTAGGTTTGCATCCACTAGTAACCTTAATGTCATTGTTTGTGGGGGCTCAATTATTTGGTGTACTTGGTTTGTTTGGACTTCCTATCACTTTATCATTATTAAAGAATCTCAATGATAAAGGAACGATTCATATCTTAAAATAG
- the baiCD gene encoding bile acid Fe-S flavoenzyme BaiCD, whose product MSFDHLFNPIKIRGLELKNRVVFPAMGTKMVTEDKFMTQQNIDYHVARALGGCGLNFTEVCAVYAPASVKNFLSIAEDKYIPELKKFADAIHKAGGKTGVQLWLGGLVARYDPEAKIVIPSDMPIGGGSVIPGASIETIKEATHAFGTAAKRAVEAGYDTIEFHAGHNYTPHSFLSPYFNRRNDEYGGSLENRARFLIECIKAIRSNIPEDMPLFMRIDAHDDYLENGLTIEEVIAFCKMAKEAGVDVLDVSRGNFSSKALKYEVPSIDLPRGFNVENAARIKKETGMLTIAVGRINTPEQADIIIGNNQADMVVIGRGQLADPDFCNKAKEGKEDQIVRCVGCNQGCYDGFVSTEIPYITCMRNPALGREVEYALVKTTEPKKVLIAGGGVAGLEAAMTLQQRGHHPIVCEAAATLGGQFVLAGAAPRKEEMKEAALWMGEQALKEGIDIRLETPITEALIDELLPDEVIIAIGAEPMSLNITGNDLPHVVNSHEVLEGKINVQGNIVIIGGGLVGLEVAEYAEGKAKQITVVEMQNEVAKDLGEIRKISVIENIEAAGIKTLTHSKCVEINNEVVVIDKEGQLEEIPYDLVVVAIGAKSRNFENITTACHKKGIPYHIIGDAVRARRALNSVAEAAAVARLI is encoded by the coding sequence ATGTCATTTGATCATCTATTTAATCCTATTAAGATTAGAGGATTAGAATTAAAAAACAGAGTAGTATTTCCAGCTATGGGAACTAAAATGGTAACAGAAGATAAGTTTATGACACAACAAAATATTGATTACCATGTTGCTAGAGCATTAGGTGGCTGTGGGTTAAACTTTACAGAAGTGTGTGCAGTTTATGCGCCTGCTTCAGTAAAAAATTTCCTATCTATTGCAGAAGATAAGTATATTCCTGAACTGAAGAAATTTGCAGATGCCATTCATAAAGCAGGGGGAAAAACTGGTGTTCAACTTTGGTTAGGTGGATTGGTCGCACGCTATGATCCAGAAGCAAAAATTGTTATTCCTAGTGATATGCCTATAGGGGGAGGTTCAGTCATCCCCGGTGCTAGTATTGAAACGATAAAAGAAGCTACTCATGCTTTTGGCACGGCAGCTAAACGTGCTGTAGAAGCTGGTTATGACACCATAGAATTTCATGCAGGGCATAATTATACGCCCCATTCCTTCTTAAGTCCTTATTTCAACAGAAGAAATGATGAATACGGTGGCTCCTTAGAAAACAGAGCAAGATTTTTAATAGAATGTATTAAAGCTATTCGAAGTAATATACCAGAGGATATGCCTTTATTTATGAGAATCGATGCACATGATGACTACTTAGAAAATGGCCTAACCATTGAAGAAGTCATTGCTTTTTGTAAAATGGCGAAAGAAGCAGGTGTAGATGTATTAGATGTATCTAGAGGTAATTTCTCAAGTAAAGCCCTTAAGTATGAAGTGCCATCTATAGACCTTCCTAGAGGTTTTAATGTTGAGAATGCAGCAAGAATAAAAAAAGAAACAGGTATGCTAACTATAGCTGTTGGGCGTATTAATACGCCTGAACAAGCAGATATAATTATTGGAAATAATCAAGCGGATATGGTAGTAATTGGACGTGGGCAATTAGCCGATCCTGATTTTTGTAATAAAGCAAAAGAAGGCAAAGAGGATCAAATTGTACGCTGCGTAGGCTGTAATCAAGGATGCTATGATGGTTTTGTATCAACCGAAATCCCTTACATAACTTGTATGCGAAATCCAGCTTTAGGTAGAGAAGTAGAGTATGCCTTAGTAAAAACAACAGAACCTAAGAAAGTTCTAATAGCTGGAGGAGGAGTAGCAGGTTTAGAAGCAGCTATGACCTTACAGCAAAGAGGACATCATCCTATAGTATGTGAAGCAGCGGCTACACTTGGTGGCCAGTTTGTACTTGCTGGTGCAGCGCCAAGGAAAGAAGAAATGAAAGAAGCAGCTTTATGGATGGGAGAGCAAGCATTAAAGGAAGGCATTGATATACGCTTAGAAACACCAATAACAGAAGCACTTATTGATGAGCTATTACCAGATGAAGTTATTATAGCTATTGGAGCCGAACCTATGTCCTTAAATATTACAGGTAATGACCTGCCTCATGTAGTGAATTCTCATGAGGTTCTTGAAGGAAAGATAAATGTACAAGGTAATATTGTTATTATAGGTGGTGGGCTTGTTGGCTTAGAGGTTGCTGAATATGCCGAAGGAAAAGCAAAACAAATTACTGTAGTAGAAATGCAAAATGAAGTAGCCAAAGATCTAGGAGAGATACGTAAAATTAGTGTTATAGAAAATATTGAAGCAGCAGGAATAAAGACCCTAACACATTCAAAATGTGTGGAAATTAATAACGAAGTAGTAGTGATTGATAAAGAAGGACAATTAGAAGAAATACCTTATGATTTGGTTGTAGTAGCAATAGGTGCTAAATCTAGAAACTTTGAGAATATAACTACAGCTTGCCATAAAAAAGGTATACCTTATCATATTATTGGTGATGCTGTAAGAGCACGTAGAGCACTTAACTCTGTTGCAGAAGCTGCTGCTGTAGCAAGGCTTATTTAA
- a CDS encoding diacylglycerol/lipid kinase family protein, whose amino-acid sequence MYHFIINPKSKTGNGYKVWEVVKKKLDEQKIAYTYHLTQYAFHATKIARKLCKGKFEAIYLVVIGGDGTVNEVINGISNYKNVFLGYIPSGSSNDLARSLNIPADPIKALELILNAKTYPCFDHGIVNLQNKTTSRKFSVSCGIGFDASICYEALDSKIKKWLNGIKLGKLTYAIIGLKQLITYRPSDVTLILDEHQIKQFKNVYILASMIQPYEGGGLMMAPKANPRDQKLSVCIIYDINKLNVLFLLPSLFLGRHSHFNKVELFECTSLEIKTKEPLLLHTDGEFVGYSNHVKLRCKKEQLHMLL is encoded by the coding sequence ATGTATCATTTTATTATTAATCCAAAGTCAAAGACTGGCAATGGCTATAAAGTATGGGAAGTTGTAAAGAAGAAATTGGATGAACAAAAGATTGCATATACATACCATCTTACTCAGTATGCGTTTCACGCTACAAAAATAGCTCGAAAACTTTGTAAAGGAAAATTTGAAGCTATTTATCTTGTTGTTATAGGTGGAGATGGTACGGTTAATGAAGTTATTAATGGCATTTCAAATTATAAAAATGTGTTTTTGGGCTATATTCCTTCAGGTTCAAGTAATGATTTAGCTAGAAGTTTAAACATTCCAGCTGATCCTATAAAGGCCCTAGAACTTATTTTAAATGCAAAAACCTATCCTTGTTTTGACCATGGCATTGTCAATTTACAAAATAAGACAACTAGTCGCAAATTTAGTGTGAGTTGTGGGATTGGATTTGATGCCTCCATTTGCTATGAGGCGCTAGATTCTAAAATAAAAAAGTGGCTTAATGGCATTAAGTTAGGAAAGTTAACTTATGCCATCATAGGGCTTAAACAACTCATCACCTATCGCCCTAGTGATGTTACACTTATTTTGGATGAGCATCAGATAAAGCAGTTTAAAAATGTATATATTTTAGCAAGTATGATTCAACCTTATGAGGGTGGAGGATTAATGATGGCTCCTAAAGCTAACCCTCGTGATCAAAAGTTATCTGTTTGTATTATTTATGATATTAATAAATTAAATGTACTATTTTTGCTACCAAGTTTATTTTTGGGAAGACATAGTCATTTTAACAAAGTGGAGCTGTTTGAGTGTACATCTTTGGAAATCAAAACTAAGGAACCACTTTTACTACATACAGATGGTGAGTTTGTAGGCTATTCGAACCACGTTAAACTACGCTGTAAAAAGGAGCAACTACATATGCTTTTATAA
- the uraA gene encoding uracil permease — protein sequence MSDLEVSSNTVIKVDVQEKVPLLKAIPLSLQHLFAMFGASVLVPILFKIDPTTVLFFNGIGTLFYAFITKGKIPAYLGSSFAYLAPSFLLMSQGYDFQTIQSGFFVSGLAFALVATIIYFTGTKWINKLFPPAAMGAIVTIIGLELAPTAADMAGFAVGGSNNPEVTNMTWVIISMVTLVTVILCNVLLRGFLKIIPILIGVVVGYITAYFMGEVNFEAVQKANLFVVPAIKLAKFDTTVIMSILPATFVVIAEHIGHLKVTSSIVGRDLAQDPGLHRSLLGDGLSTAFSGLFGSVPTTTYGENIGVMALTKVYSVYVICGAGILSILLGFSGTLSALIINIPTPVVGGISLLLFGTIATSGLRTFIEDQVDFSKSRNLILTSIIFIIGLSGITVAIGPVSLSGMGLATMVAIILSLLFMLFDKLGIMNEPQ from the coding sequence ATGTCAGATTTAGAAGTTTCAAGTAATACCGTTATTAAGGTGGATGTTCAGGAAAAAGTACCACTTTTAAAGGCCATTCCCTTAAGCCTTCAACATTTATTTGCTATGTTTGGGGCCTCTGTTCTTGTTCCTATTTTGTTCAAAATTGATCCTACTACAGTTTTATTTTTCAATGGAATAGGTACTTTGTTTTATGCCTTTATTACAAAAGGAAAAATTCCAGCTTATCTAGGTTCTAGTTTTGCCTATTTAGCACCAAGTTTTTTACTTATGAGTCAAGGCTATGACTTTCAAACGATTCAAAGTGGGTTCTTTGTTTCTGGTCTTGCTTTTGCTCTTGTTGCTACTATTATTTACTTTACAGGAACCAAATGGATTAACAAACTTTTTCCACCTGCTGCTATGGGTGCTATCGTAACAATTATTGGTCTAGAACTGGCACCTACTGCCGCTGATATGGCAGGTTTTGCTGTAGGAGGCTCTAATAATCCTGAGGTGACTAATATGACATGGGTTATTATTTCTATGGTAACACTTGTAACGGTTATTTTATGTAATGTATTATTACGAGGATTTTTAAAGATCATACCTATACTTATTGGGGTTGTTGTTGGCTACATAACGGCTTATTTTATGGGTGAGGTTAACTTTGAAGCAGTACAAAAAGCAAATCTTTTTGTTGTACCAGCAATTAAATTAGCAAAATTTGATACAACTGTTATTATGAGCATTTTACCAGCAACCTTCGTTGTTATTGCAGAACACATTGGTCATTTAAAAGTAACAAGTAGTATTGTGGGACGAGACTTAGCTCAAGATCCAGGACTTCATCGTTCACTTTTAGGAGATGGTTTATCAACTGCTTTTTCTGGATTATTTGGTTCTGTTCCAACGACTACTTATGGTGAAAATATTGGGGTTATGGCCCTTACAAAAGTATATAGTGTTTATGTTATTTGTGGTGCAGGTATTCTTTCTATTTTATTAGGATTTTCTGGAACACTTTCTGCACTTATTATAAATATTCCAACACCTGTTGTTGGCGGGATTAGTTTACTTTTATTTGGTACCATAGCAACTTCAGGTCTTAGAACATTTATTGAAGATCAAGTGGATTTTTCTAAATCTAGAAATCTTATTCTTACTTCAATCATTTTTATTATAGGACTTAGTGGCATAACCGTTGCTATTGGCCCTGTAAGTTTAAGTGGTATGGGACTTGCTACTATGGTGGCTATAATTTTAAGTCTTTTATTTATGCTATTTGATAAATTAGGTATTATGAATGAGCCACAATAA
- a CDS encoding GAP family protein, which produces MSLVLILTTIITSAADSLNPVAITQQFVLQSLVKNPKHIWFFILATGVTNFTGGLMVYYGLVAIVSTLFTTVLLTHQQNLLILELIAGIMMLILACYVVLDQRIKCAIYKGQLQNEDNQEMKDQQIIAEKIKSVSPIALIVLGVLATITELATALPYFAFLAVLLNYKLTFLQVISILLLYNFIYSSPLMMLYFIYRKKQVLFDKLYKLIKKKVTKWASVIIPTLFIITGIVLLFHSIRMLLR; this is translated from the coding sequence ATGAGCTTAGTTTTAATTCTTACAACTATCATTACCAGCGCTGCGGATAGTTTAAATCCAGTAGCCATTACTCAGCAATTTGTATTGCAAAGCCTGGTTAAAAATCCAAAACATATATGGTTTTTTATCTTAGCTACAGGTGTCACCAACTTTACTGGTGGGCTAATGGTATATTATGGATTAGTGGCTATTGTTTCCACATTATTTACCACAGTTTTGCTGACACATCAGCAAAACCTACTTATTTTAGAATTGATTGCAGGTATTATGATGCTTATATTAGCATGCTATGTCGTCTTGGACCAGAGGATTAAGTGTGCTATATACAAGGGACAACTTCAAAACGAAGACAATCAAGAGATGAAAGATCAGCAAATAATAGCTGAAAAAATCAAATCTGTTTCTCCTATTGCACTAATAGTATTAGGTGTTTTGGCGACAATTACAGAGTTGGCAACAGCTTTGCCTTACTTTGCTTTTCTTGCGGTATTACTGAATTACAAATTGACATTTTTACAAGTCATTTCAATTTTGTTACTTTATAATTTCATTTATTCATCCCCGCTGATGATGTTATATTTTATTTATAGGAAAAAGCAGGTATTGTTTGATAAGCTTTACAAGTTGATAAAAAAGAAAGTAACCAAATGGGCTTCAGTCATTATACCTACCTTATTTATAATAACAGGAATTGTTTTGTTATTTCATTCTATAAGGATGTTGCTGAGATAA
- a CDS encoding DUF1538 domain-containing protein, with protein MHLKKEILTKFKESLAAVLPVAAIVLALCFTVVDIPINSIILFLIGTVILIAGMMFFTLGADISMMAIGESIGSHLTKSRNVWFIALICFILGVIVTIAEPDLRVLADTAPIVDTTVLIVAISVGVGVFLVVSFFRVYLQVKLAYILIIMYILLFGLALSPLIPNNFIAIAFDSGGVTTGPITVPFIMALGVGLASVRGDKTSEEDSFGLVALCSIGPILTVLILGIFNDTSSVTSSHFVVTEYGNIKEILSAYGNAFVTYFEEVAIAILPIIIFFIIFQFATLRLDKRSLIKIAIGMVYTYIGLVLFLTGVNVGFMTIGYFIGHQIATSSFYWILVPLGAIIGYFIVAAEPAVHVLKTQVEDITEGRIKGKAMGYSLAIGVAISVALSMLRVITGISIWYILIPGYIFSLIMTFFVPPIFTAIAFDSGGVASGPMTATFLLPLAIGACEAIGGNILTDAFGIVAFVAMTPLVTIQMLGLISKIKASKEITLSVNLGNIILSDEIIEYDVEEDY; from the coding sequence ATGCATTTGAAAAAAGAAATACTAACTAAATTTAAAGAATCACTTGCTGCAGTTTTGCCTGTTGCAGCTATAGTACTAGCGCTATGTTTTACGGTGGTGGATATCCCCATTAACTCAATCATTTTGTTTCTCATTGGTACTGTAATTTTGATTGCAGGTATGATGTTTTTTACACTTGGTGCAGATATTTCAATGATGGCTATAGGTGAATCCATAGGCTCCCATCTGACTAAATCAAGAAACGTTTGGTTTATTGCTCTTATATGTTTTATTCTAGGTGTCATTGTGACCATAGCTGAACCGGATCTTAGGGTTCTAGCAGACACTGCTCCTATTGTCGATACCACGGTACTTATTGTTGCCATTTCAGTAGGTGTTGGTGTATTCCTTGTGGTATCCTTTTTCCGTGTTTACCTTCAAGTAAAACTGGCATACATTCTTATAATTATGTACATACTTTTGTTTGGTCTTGCACTTTCGCCACTTATTCCTAATAACTTTATTGCTATCGCCTTCGACTCAGGTGGTGTTACAACAGGTCCAATAACTGTTCCTTTCATCATGGCCCTTGGTGTGGGGTTAGCTTCTGTTCGAGGCGACAAGACCTCAGAAGAAGATAGCTTTGGCCTTGTTGCACTATGTTCAATAGGACCTATTCTTACGGTTCTCATCCTTGGTATTTTCAACGATACTTCAAGTGTTACATCATCACACTTCGTTGTTACTGAATATGGAAATATCAAAGAAATCCTCTCTGCCTATGGCAATGCTTTTGTAACCTATTTTGAGGAAGTTGCTATTGCAATACTTCCCATCATTATTTTCTTTATTATTTTCCAGTTTGCTACACTAAGGCTTGATAAAAGAAGCTTAATTAAAATTGCAATTGGTATGGTCTATACTTATATAGGACTTGTGCTCTTTCTTACTGGTGTTAATGTAGGATTTATGACTATCGGCTATTTTATTGGTCATCAAATTGCAACAAGTAGCTTTTACTGGATTCTTGTTCCTTTAGGAGCAATTATAGGTTACTTTATTGTTGCTGCTGAACCTGCTGTACACGTTTTAAAGACACAAGTAGAAGATATAACTGAAGGACGTATTAAAGGTAAAGCTATGGGATATAGCCTGGCTATCGGTGTAGCCATCTCAGTAGCCCTTTCTATGCTTCGTGTCATAACAGGTATATCTATTTGGTATATCCTTATTCCTGGCTATATTTTCTCACTCATTATGACCTTTTTTGTTCCTCCTATTTTTACAGCAATTGCTTTTGATTCAGGCGGTGTAGCTTCAGGACCTATGACTGCAACTTTCTTACTTCCACTGGCCATAGGTGCCTGTGAAGCAATAGGTGGAAATATTCTCACTGATGCTTTTGGTATTGTTGCTTTTGTTGCTATGACTCCCCTTGTAACAATACAAATGCTAGGTCTTATAAGTAAAATTAAAGCTTCAAAAGAAATTACTCTTTCTGTAAATCTAGGAAACATTATTTTATCAGATGAAATTATTGAATATGATGTGGAGGAGGATTATTGA